A single Gopherus flavomarginatus isolate rGopFla2 chromosome 24, rGopFla2.mat.asm, whole genome shotgun sequence DNA region contains:
- the C24H19orf25 gene encoding UPF0449 protein C19orf25 homolog — translation MSSKGKKRVVLPTRPEPPSVEQILEDVRSTQPSDPMFVLIAESNKDLPAPRKEEESEVKSEHLYQQSHSYVEMNHRLQKACSLLKEKCEELKKMGATLEQNIVEIKEKAL, via the exons ATGAGCTCGAAAGGCAAGAAGCGGGTGGTTCTGCCGACCCGGCCTGAACCACCCAGCGTGGAACAGATCCTTGAGGATGTCAGGAGCACCCAGCCATCCGATCCCATGTTTGTCCTTATAGCAGAGTCCAATAAAG ACTTGCCAGCCCCTAGGAAGGAGGAGGAGTCTGAAGTGAAGAGCGAGCACCTGTACCAACAGAGTCATTCTTACGTAGAGATGAACCACCGGCTGCAGAAGGCCTGCAGTCTGCTGAAGGAGAAGTGCGAAGAGCTGAAGAAGATGGGCGCGACTTTGGAACAGAATATCGTGGAAATTAAGGAAAAGGCCTTGTGA